In Spinacia oleracea cultivar Varoflay chromosome 5, BTI_SOV_V1, whole genome shotgun sequence, a single window of DNA contains:
- the LOC130461748 gene encoding uncharacterized protein, translating to MWTTADSFIPLVTENWNKNVHGCPMFRVIQRLKWLKTDLKELNKQGYSEMEVTQHQKHQQLLEVQGRLHASPGDPLLATEKKKVVAAYKTAYANYISFLQQSAKMHWLQKGDENSRAFHQSVKQRRKQNKIYSFQSDNGYFTPDDINKVLEDIPSNKAPGLDGYNNHFFKIAWPVIHEDLCAAIMDFFNTGKILKEVNVTSITLVPKVSVPTFADDLLMFCKGDPKVIQLMLEGFDTFSKSTGLTVNPSKSTIYYCGLNDATKATISSLSGFPTGSLPFRYLGVPISPWKLKGSECDIMIDKMVARIKVWSSRNLSFAGRVQLFGNYEDSRPGPVAWDKLCQSKKCGGIGFRNIVLWDQAAICKQGWSIAQKKDNLWDKCSGKLLSSEWLTKSRYSIKEMYSNLCDANPKVHWHKQLWNRLSVPKHRFILWLFVLDRLKIKARLFTVGVCLV from the exons ATGTGGACAACTGCTGATTCTTTCATTCCTCTAGTTACTGAGAACTGGAATAAAAATGTTCATGGATGCCCCATGTTTAGGGTGATCCAAAGACTGAAATGGCTGAAGACTGATCTTAAAGAGTTGAACAAGCAAGGTTACAGTGAGATGGAAGTCACTCAGCATCAAAAACACCAACAACTTTTGGAGGTACAAGGAAGATTGCATGCTAGCCCTGGTGATCCTTTACTAGCcacagaaaagaaaaaagttgTTGCTGCATACAAAACTGCCTATGCCAACTATATCTCCTTCCTTCAGCAGTCAGCCAAAATGCACTGGTTGCAGAAAGGAGATGAGAATTCTAGAGCTTTTCATCAAAGTGTGAAGCAGAGAAGGAAACAGAACAAGATTTACTCTTTCCAATCTGATAATGGATA CTTCACCCCTGATGACATCAACAAAGTTTTGGAGGATATCCCTAGCAACAAAGCTCCAGGGTTAGATGGTTACAATAATCACTTTTTCAAGATAGCTTGGCCAGTTATCCATGAGGATTTGTGTGCAGCCATTATGGACTTTTTCAATACTGGAAAGATCCTTAAAGAAGTCAATGTCACTTCCATCACTCTTGTTCCTAAAGTAAGTGTTCCAACCTTTGCTG ATGACCTACTCATGTTTTGCAAAGGTGATCCTAAGGTGATTCAATTGATGCTAGAAGGGTTTGACACCTTCTCTAAGTCCACTGGTTTAACAGTGAATCCCTCCAAGTCCACTATTTACTACTGTGGTTTGAATGATGCTACTAAGGCTACTATTAGTTCCTTATCTGGTTTCCCTACTGGTTCCCTCCCTTTCAGATATCTAGGGGTTCCAATTAGCCCTTGGAAGCTAAAGGGGAGTGAATGTGACATTATGATAGACAAAATGGTGGCAAGAATAAAAGTGTGGAGTTCAAGGAACCTCTCCTTTGCTGGCAGGGTTCAGTTG TTTGGGAACTATGAAGATAGCAGGCCTGGTCCTGTGGCCTGGGATAAGCTTTGTCAGTCTAAGAAATGTGGGGGGataggcttcagaaacattgtGTTATGGGACCAAGCTGCTATTTGCAAACAAGGTTGGTCTATAGCTCAGAAGAAGGACAATCTTTGG GACAAGTGTTCTGGAAAGCTGCTCTCTTCCGAATGGTTGACTAAAAGCAGATACTCTATCAAGGAGATGTACTCTAACCTCTGTGATGCCAATCCTAAAGTGCACTGGCACAAACAGTTGTGGAATAGACTCTCTGTGCCTAAACACCGGTTTATCCTGTGGCTCTTCGTGTTGGACAGATTGAAGATAAAGGCTAGACTTTTCACTGTGGGGGTCTgcctggtgtag